A window from Salvelinus fontinalis isolate EN_2023a chromosome 8, ASM2944872v1, whole genome shotgun sequence encodes these proteins:
- the LOC129860818 gene encoding forkhead box protein P1-B-like isoform X5 codes for MHESGSEQTTCTSPANQTENGDSAERDDWLSTQTPTPEGSGADSQQQNQVPVSVSMMTPPVETLQQTLQQVLNPQQIQALLQQQKALMLHQQHIQDLCKKQQDQFNAQLLQQKHAEKSEQEQLTAQHMVIQQQFLQVQQQHLLSLQRQGLLSVLPSMSPSTAQGLVKGCEYSTSLPSGGEYPATFQKNLLHSQQSTTNGNHKSQPLKKKDSGPVDDHTQNTHPLYGHGMCKWSGCEAVFGDFQAFLKHLNSEHTLDDKSTAQCRVQMQVVQQLELQLKKDRERLQAMMSHLKSSEQMSKPATPTVDLMPNVAFSQVTFPKVLPPMSLSQSATAPSTPLTPPPTSSIITPNTLLTVSPGRRRYSDKYSKNMNQDIVQNKEFYISTEVRPPFTYAALIRQAIFESPYKQLTLNEIYNWFTQTFAYFRRNAATWKNAVRHNLSLHKCFVRVENVKGAVWTVDEMEFQRRRPQKPAGEGSFRRENTGHGHSSASLTPKEEMNATLWYGNGSYSDSSEEQYPMHPLVKEELMDEEAYENVPHDCSETESSDEHSSDVDQDEDGGSPERPNLQLAHVPSQ; via the exons ATGCATGAGTCTGGGTCAGAGCAGACAACCTGCACCAGTCCAGCCAATCAGACAGAGAATGGGGACAGTGCTGAAAGGGATGATTGGCTGAGCACTCAGACTCCAACTCCAGAGGGTTCCGGGGCTGACAGCCAGCAGCAAAACCAG GTTCCAGTCTCAGTGTCTATGATGACACCTCCGGTGGAGACTCTTCAGCAGACACTGCAGCAGGTCCTCAATCCACAGCAGATCCAGGCCCTGCTCCAGCAGCAGAAAGCACTCATGTTACACCAG CAACACATACAGGACCTATGCAAGAAACAGCAGGACCAGTTCAACGCCCAGCTCCTACAGCAGAAGCATGCTGAGAAGTCAGAGCAAGAG CAGCTAACAGCCCAGCACATGGTCATCCAGCAGCAGTTCTTGCAAGTCCAACAGCAGCACCTCCTCAGCCTCCAGAGACAGGGTCTCCTGTCTGTCCTGCCCTCCATGAGCCCCTCTACAGCTCAGG GTTTAGTGAAAGGGTGTGAGTATAGTActagcctgccctctggtggtgagTATCCAGCCACTTTTCAGAAGAACCTGCTCCACAGCCAGCAGTCCACCACTAATGGGAATCATAAATCACAGCCCCTAAAGAAGAAAGACAG TGGTCCTGTGGATGATCACACACAAAACACTCACCCTCTCTATGGACACGGCATGTGCAAATGGTCTGGCTGTGAGGCGGTCTTTGGAGACTTTCAGGCTTTTCTCAA ACATCTGAACAGTGAACATACACTGGATGACAAGAGTACAGCACAGTGTCGAGTGCAGATGCAGGTTGTTCAGCAGCTAGAACTGCAG TTGAAAAAAGACAGAGAGCGTCTGCAAgccatgatgtctcacctcaaatcctctgagcaaatgtcaaaacCAGCAACACCAACA GTGGATCTTATGCCCAACGTTGCCTTCTCCCAGGTGACATTTCCCAAGGTGCTTCCTCCCATGAGCTTGTCTCAAAGTGCCACTGCTCCTTCCACACCCCTGACACCTCCCCCGACCTCCTCTATCATCACTCCCAACACCCTGCTCACTGTGAGCCCTGGGAGGAGACGGTACTCAGACAAGTACAGCAAGAACATGAATCAAG ATATTGTTCAGAATAAAGAGTTCTACATCAGTACGGAAGTTAGACCACCATTTACATATGCAGCTCTAATAAGACAG GCAATATTTGAATCACCCTATAAGCAGCTGACACTAAATGAAATCTACAATTGGTTCACACAAACGTTTGCATATTTCAGACGCAATGCAGCAACATGGAAG AATGCAGTGAGACACAACCTCAGCCTCCACAAGTGTTTTGTGCGAGTGGAGAATGTAAAAGGAGCTGTGTGGACAGTTGATGAGATGGAGTTTCAGAGGAGAAGGCCCCAGAAGCCTGCCGGTGAAGG ATCTTTCAGAAGAGAGAACACTGGCCATGGTCACAGCTCAGCTTCCCTTACACCTAAG GAGGAGATGAATGCAACTCTCTGGTATGGGAATGGATCCTACAGTGACAGCAGTGAAGAGCAGTACCCTATGCACCCCCT CGTAAAAGAAGAGCTAATGGACGAGGAGGCATATGAGAATGTGCCCCATGACTGTTCTGAGACTGAGAGCTCTGATGAGCACAGCTCAGATGTGGACCAAGACGAAGATGGCGGTAGCCCAGAAAGACCCAACCTGCAGCTGGCTCATGTGCCTTCGCAATGA
- the LOC129860818 gene encoding forkhead box protein P1-B-like isoform X3, whose product MHESGSEQTTCTSPANQTENGDSAERDDWLSTQTPTPEGSGADSQQQNQVPVSVSMMTPPVETLQQTLQQVLNPQQIQALLQQQKALMLHQQHIQDLCKKQQDQFNAQLLQQKHAEKSEQEQLTAQHMVIQQQFLQVQQQHLLSLQRQGLLSVLPSMSPSTAQVKGCEYSTSLPSGGEYPATFQKNLLHSQQSTTNGNHKSQPLKKKDSGPVDDHTQNTHPLYGHGMCKWSGCEAVFGDFQAFLKHLNSEHTLDDKSTAQCRVQMQVVQQLELQLKKDRERLQAMMSHLKSSEQMSKPATPTVDLMPNVAFSQVTFPKVLPPMSLSQSATAPSTPLTPPPTSSIITPNTLLTVSPGRRRYSDKYSKNMNQDIVQNKEFYISTEVRPPFTYAALIRQAIFESPYKQLTLNEIYNWFTQTFAYFRRNAATWKNAVRHNLSLHKCFVRVENVKGAVWTVDEMEFQRRRPQKPAGEGSFRRENTGHGHSSASLTPKAEWLDSSIPPFNPASIGAPSLSSLPYMFQQEEMNATLWYGNGSYSDSSEEQYPMHPLVKEELMDEEAYENVPHDCSETESSDEHSSDVDQDEDGGSPERPNLQLAHVPSQ is encoded by the exons ATGCATGAGTCTGGGTCAGAGCAGACAACCTGCACCAGTCCAGCCAATCAGACAGAGAATGGGGACAGTGCTGAAAGGGATGATTGGCTGAGCACTCAGACTCCAACTCCAGAGGGTTCCGGGGCTGACAGCCAGCAGCAAAACCAG GTTCCAGTCTCAGTGTCTATGATGACACCTCCGGTGGAGACTCTTCAGCAGACACTGCAGCAGGTCCTCAATCCACAGCAGATCCAGGCCCTGCTCCAGCAGCAGAAAGCACTCATGTTACACCAG CAACACATACAGGACCTATGCAAGAAACAGCAGGACCAGTTCAACGCCCAGCTCCTACAGCAGAAGCATGCTGAGAAGTCAGAGCAAGAG CAGCTAACAGCCCAGCACATGGTCATCCAGCAGCAGTTCTTGCAAGTCCAACAGCAGCACCTCCTCAGCCTCCAGAGACAGGGTCTCCTGTCTGTCCTGCCCTCCATGAGCCCCTCTACAGCTCAGG TGAAAGGGTGTGAGTATAGTActagcctgccctctggtggtgagTATCCAGCCACTTTTCAGAAGAACCTGCTCCACAGCCAGCAGTCCACCACTAATGGGAATCATAAATCACAGCCCCTAAAGAAGAAAGACAG TGGTCCTGTGGATGATCACACACAAAACACTCACCCTCTCTATGGACACGGCATGTGCAAATGGTCTGGCTGTGAGGCGGTCTTTGGAGACTTTCAGGCTTTTCTCAA ACATCTGAACAGTGAACATACACTGGATGACAAGAGTACAGCACAGTGTCGAGTGCAGATGCAGGTTGTTCAGCAGCTAGAACTGCAG TTGAAAAAAGACAGAGAGCGTCTGCAAgccatgatgtctcacctcaaatcctctgagcaaatgtcaaaacCAGCAACACCAACA GTGGATCTTATGCCCAACGTTGCCTTCTCCCAGGTGACATTTCCCAAGGTGCTTCCTCCCATGAGCTTGTCTCAAAGTGCCACTGCTCCTTCCACACCCCTGACACCTCCCCCGACCTCCTCTATCATCACTCCCAACACCCTGCTCACTGTGAGCCCTGGGAGGAGACGGTACTCAGACAAGTACAGCAAGAACATGAATCAAG ATATTGTTCAGAATAAAGAGTTCTACATCAGTACGGAAGTTAGACCACCATTTACATATGCAGCTCTAATAAGACAG GCAATATTTGAATCACCCTATAAGCAGCTGACACTAAATGAAATCTACAATTGGTTCACACAAACGTTTGCATATTTCAGACGCAATGCAGCAACATGGAAG AATGCAGTGAGACACAACCTCAGCCTCCACAAGTGTTTTGTGCGAGTGGAGAATGTAAAAGGAGCTGTGTGGACAGTTGATGAGATGGAGTTTCAGAGGAGAAGGCCCCAGAAGCCTGCCGGTGAAGG ATCTTTCAGAAGAGAGAACACTGGCCATGGTCACAGCTCAGCTTCCCTTACACCTAAG GCTGAATGGCTAGATAGTAGTATACCTCCATTCAACCCAGCTTCCATAGGCGCTCCCTCTCTGAGCTCTCTGCCCTATATGTTCCAGCAGGAGGAGATGAATGCAACTCTCTGGTATGGGAATGGATCCTACAGTGACAGCAGTGAAGAGCAGTACCCTATGCACCCCCT CGTAAAAGAAGAGCTAATGGACGAGGAGGCATATGAGAATGTGCCCCATGACTGTTCTGAGACTGAGAGCTCTGATGAGCACAGCTCAGATGTGGACCAAGACGAAGATGGCGGTAGCCCAGAAAGACCCAACCTGCAGCTGGCTCATGTGCCTTCGCAATGA
- the LOC129860818 gene encoding forkhead box protein P1-B-like isoform X6, whose amino-acid sequence MMTPPVETLQQTLQQVLNPQQIQALLQQQKALMLHQQHIQDLCKKQQDQFNAQLLQQKHAEKSEQEQLTAQHMVIQQQFLQVQQQHLLSLQRQGLLSVLPSMSPSTAQGLVKGCEYSTSLPSGGEYPATFQKNLLHSQQSTTNGNHKSQPLKKKDSGPVDDHTQNTHPLYGHGMCKWSGCEAVFGDFQAFLKHLNSEHTLDDKSTAQCRVQMQVVQQLELQLKKDRERLQAMMSHLKSSEQMSKPATPTVDLMPNVAFSQVTFPKVLPPMSLSQSATAPSTPLTPPPTSSIITPNTLLTVSPGRRRYSDKYSKNMNQDIVQNKEFYISTEVRPPFTYAALIRQAIFESPYKQLTLNEIYNWFTQTFAYFRRNAATWKNAVRHNLSLHKCFVRVENVKGAVWTVDEMEFQRRRPQKPAGEGSFRRENTGHGHSSASLTPKAEWLDSSIPPFNPASIGAPSLSSLPYMFQQEEMNATLWYGNGSYSDSSEEQYPMHPLVKEELMDEEAYENVPHDCSETESSDEHSSDVDQDEDGGSPERPNLQLAHVPSQ is encoded by the exons ATGATGACACCTCCGGTGGAGACTCTTCAGCAGACACTGCAGCAGGTCCTCAATCCACAGCAGATCCAGGCCCTGCTCCAGCAGCAGAAAGCACTCATGTTACACCAG CAACACATACAGGACCTATGCAAGAAACAGCAGGACCAGTTCAACGCCCAGCTCCTACAGCAGAAGCATGCTGAGAAGTCAGAGCAAGAG CAGCTAACAGCCCAGCACATGGTCATCCAGCAGCAGTTCTTGCAAGTCCAACAGCAGCACCTCCTCAGCCTCCAGAGACAGGGTCTCCTGTCTGTCCTGCCCTCCATGAGCCCCTCTACAGCTCAGG GTTTAGTGAAAGGGTGTGAGTATAGTActagcctgccctctggtggtgagTATCCAGCCACTTTTCAGAAGAACCTGCTCCACAGCCAGCAGTCCACCACTAATGGGAATCATAAATCACAGCCCCTAAAGAAGAAAGACAG TGGTCCTGTGGATGATCACACACAAAACACTCACCCTCTCTATGGACACGGCATGTGCAAATGGTCTGGCTGTGAGGCGGTCTTTGGAGACTTTCAGGCTTTTCTCAA ACATCTGAACAGTGAACATACACTGGATGACAAGAGTACAGCACAGTGTCGAGTGCAGATGCAGGTTGTTCAGCAGCTAGAACTGCAG TTGAAAAAAGACAGAGAGCGTCTGCAAgccatgatgtctcacctcaaatcctctgagcaaatgtcaaaacCAGCAACACCAACA GTGGATCTTATGCCCAACGTTGCCTTCTCCCAGGTGACATTTCCCAAGGTGCTTCCTCCCATGAGCTTGTCTCAAAGTGCCACTGCTCCTTCCACACCCCTGACACCTCCCCCGACCTCCTCTATCATCACTCCCAACACCCTGCTCACTGTGAGCCCTGGGAGGAGACGGTACTCAGACAAGTACAGCAAGAACATGAATCAAG ATATTGTTCAGAATAAAGAGTTCTACATCAGTACGGAAGTTAGACCACCATTTACATATGCAGCTCTAATAAGACAG GCAATATTTGAATCACCCTATAAGCAGCTGACACTAAATGAAATCTACAATTGGTTCACACAAACGTTTGCATATTTCAGACGCAATGCAGCAACATGGAAG AATGCAGTGAGACACAACCTCAGCCTCCACAAGTGTTTTGTGCGAGTGGAGAATGTAAAAGGAGCTGTGTGGACAGTTGATGAGATGGAGTTTCAGAGGAGAAGGCCCCAGAAGCCTGCCGGTGAAGG ATCTTTCAGAAGAGAGAACACTGGCCATGGTCACAGCTCAGCTTCCCTTACACCTAAG GCTGAATGGCTAGATAGTAGTATACCTCCATTCAACCCAGCTTCCATAGGCGCTCCCTCTCTGAGCTCTCTGCCCTATATGTTCCAGCAGGAGGAGATGAATGCAACTCTCTGGTATGGGAATGGATCCTACAGTGACAGCAGTGAAGAGCAGTACCCTATGCACCCCCT CGTAAAAGAAGAGCTAATGGACGAGGAGGCATATGAGAATGTGCCCCATGACTGTTCTGAGACTGAGAGCTCTGATGAGCACAGCTCAGATGTGGACCAAGACGAAGATGGCGGTAGCCCAGAAAGACCCAACCTGCAGCTGGCTCATGTGCCTTCGCAATGA
- the LOC129860818 gene encoding forkhead box protein P1-B-like isoform X4, with amino-acid sequence MHESGSEQTTCTSPANQTENGDSAERDDWLSTQTPTPEGSGADSQQQNQVPVSVSMMTPPVETLQQTLQQVLNPQQIQALLQQQKALMLHQQHIQDLCKKQQDQFNAQLLQQKHAEKSEQEQLTAQHMVIQQQFLQVQQQHLLSLQRQGLLSVLPSMSPSTAQGLVKGCEYSTSLPSGGEYPATFQKNLLHSQQSTTNGNHKSQPLKKKDSGPVDDHTQNTHPLYGHGMCKWSGCEAVFGDFQAFLKHLNSEHTLDDKSTAQCRVQMQVVQQLELQLKKDRERLQAMMSHLKSSEQMSKPATPTVDLMPNVAFSQVTFPKVLPPMSLSQSATAPSTPLTPPPTSSIITPNTLLTVSPGRRRYSDKYSKNMNQDIVQNKEFYISTEVRPPFTYAALIRQAIFESPYKQLTLNEIYNWFTQTFAYFRRNAATWKNAVRHNLSLHKCFVRVENVKGAVWTVDEMEFQRRRPQKPAGEGSFRRENTGHGHSSASLTPKQEEMNATLWYGNGSYSDSSEEQYPMHPLVKEELMDEEAYENVPHDCSETESSDEHSSDVDQDEDGGSPERPNLQLAHVPSQ; translated from the exons ATGCATGAGTCTGGGTCAGAGCAGACAACCTGCACCAGTCCAGCCAATCAGACAGAGAATGGGGACAGTGCTGAAAGGGATGATTGGCTGAGCACTCAGACTCCAACTCCAGAGGGTTCCGGGGCTGACAGCCAGCAGCAAAACCAG GTTCCAGTCTCAGTGTCTATGATGACACCTCCGGTGGAGACTCTTCAGCAGACACTGCAGCAGGTCCTCAATCCACAGCAGATCCAGGCCCTGCTCCAGCAGCAGAAAGCACTCATGTTACACCAG CAACACATACAGGACCTATGCAAGAAACAGCAGGACCAGTTCAACGCCCAGCTCCTACAGCAGAAGCATGCTGAGAAGTCAGAGCAAGAG CAGCTAACAGCCCAGCACATGGTCATCCAGCAGCAGTTCTTGCAAGTCCAACAGCAGCACCTCCTCAGCCTCCAGAGACAGGGTCTCCTGTCTGTCCTGCCCTCCATGAGCCCCTCTACAGCTCAGG GTTTAGTGAAAGGGTGTGAGTATAGTActagcctgccctctggtggtgagTATCCAGCCACTTTTCAGAAGAACCTGCTCCACAGCCAGCAGTCCACCACTAATGGGAATCATAAATCACAGCCCCTAAAGAAGAAAGACAG TGGTCCTGTGGATGATCACACACAAAACACTCACCCTCTCTATGGACACGGCATGTGCAAATGGTCTGGCTGTGAGGCGGTCTTTGGAGACTTTCAGGCTTTTCTCAA ACATCTGAACAGTGAACATACACTGGATGACAAGAGTACAGCACAGTGTCGAGTGCAGATGCAGGTTGTTCAGCAGCTAGAACTGCAG TTGAAAAAAGACAGAGAGCGTCTGCAAgccatgatgtctcacctcaaatcctctgagcaaatgtcaaaacCAGCAACACCAACA GTGGATCTTATGCCCAACGTTGCCTTCTCCCAGGTGACATTTCCCAAGGTGCTTCCTCCCATGAGCTTGTCTCAAAGTGCCACTGCTCCTTCCACACCCCTGACACCTCCCCCGACCTCCTCTATCATCACTCCCAACACCCTGCTCACTGTGAGCCCTGGGAGGAGACGGTACTCAGACAAGTACAGCAAGAACATGAATCAAG ATATTGTTCAGAATAAAGAGTTCTACATCAGTACGGAAGTTAGACCACCATTTACATATGCAGCTCTAATAAGACAG GCAATATTTGAATCACCCTATAAGCAGCTGACACTAAATGAAATCTACAATTGGTTCACACAAACGTTTGCATATTTCAGACGCAATGCAGCAACATGGAAG AATGCAGTGAGACACAACCTCAGCCTCCACAAGTGTTTTGTGCGAGTGGAGAATGTAAAAGGAGCTGTGTGGACAGTTGATGAGATGGAGTTTCAGAGGAGAAGGCCCCAGAAGCCTGCCGGTGAAGG ATCTTTCAGAAGAGAGAACACTGGCCATGGTCACAGCTCAGCTTCCCTTACACCTAAG CAGGAGGAGATGAATGCAACTCTCTGGTATGGGAATGGATCCTACAGTGACAGCAGTGAAGAGCAGTACCCTATGCACCCCCT CGTAAAAGAAGAGCTAATGGACGAGGAGGCATATGAGAATGTGCCCCATGACTGTTCTGAGACTGAGAGCTCTGATGAGCACAGCTCAGATGTGGACCAAGACGAAGATGGCGGTAGCCCAGAAAGACCCAACCTGCAGCTGGCTCATGTGCCTTCGCAATGA
- the LOC129860818 gene encoding forkhead box protein P1-B-like isoform X1 encodes MHESGSEQTTCTSPANQTENGDSAERDDWLSTQTPTPEGSGADSQQQNQVPVSVSMMTPPVETLQQTLQQVLNPQQIQALLQQQKALMLHQQHIQDLCKKQQDQFNAQLLQQKHAEKSEQEQLTAQHMVIQQQFLQVQQQHLLSLQRQGLLSVLPSMSPSTAQGLVKGCEYSTSLPSGGEYPATFQKNLLHSQQSTTNGNHKSQPLKKKDSGPVDDHTQNTHPLYGHGMCKWSGCEAVFGDFQAFLKHLNSEHTLDDKSTAQCRVQMQVVQQLELQLKKDRERLQAMMSHLKSSEQMSKPATPTVDLMPNVAFSQVTFPKVLPPMSLSQSATAPSTPLTPPPTSSIITPNTLLTVSPGRRRYSDKYSKNMNQDIVQNKEFYISTEVRPPFTYAALIRQAIFESPYKQLTLNEIYNWFTQTFAYFRRNAATWKNAVRHNLSLHKCFVRVENVKGAVWTVDEMEFQRRRPQKPAGEGSFRRENTGHGHSSASLTPKAEWLDSSIPPFNPASIGAPSLSSLPYMFQQEEMNATLWYGNGSYSDSSEEQYPMHPLVKEELMDEEAYENVPHDCSETESSDEHSSDVDQDEDGGSPERPNLQLAHVPSQ; translated from the exons ATGCATGAGTCTGGGTCAGAGCAGACAACCTGCACCAGTCCAGCCAATCAGACAGAGAATGGGGACAGTGCTGAAAGGGATGATTGGCTGAGCACTCAGACTCCAACTCCAGAGGGTTCCGGGGCTGACAGCCAGCAGCAAAACCAG GTTCCAGTCTCAGTGTCTATGATGACACCTCCGGTGGAGACTCTTCAGCAGACACTGCAGCAGGTCCTCAATCCACAGCAGATCCAGGCCCTGCTCCAGCAGCAGAAAGCACTCATGTTACACCAG CAACACATACAGGACCTATGCAAGAAACAGCAGGACCAGTTCAACGCCCAGCTCCTACAGCAGAAGCATGCTGAGAAGTCAGAGCAAGAG CAGCTAACAGCCCAGCACATGGTCATCCAGCAGCAGTTCTTGCAAGTCCAACAGCAGCACCTCCTCAGCCTCCAGAGACAGGGTCTCCTGTCTGTCCTGCCCTCCATGAGCCCCTCTACAGCTCAGG GTTTAGTGAAAGGGTGTGAGTATAGTActagcctgccctctggtggtgagTATCCAGCCACTTTTCAGAAGAACCTGCTCCACAGCCAGCAGTCCACCACTAATGGGAATCATAAATCACAGCCCCTAAAGAAGAAAGACAG TGGTCCTGTGGATGATCACACACAAAACACTCACCCTCTCTATGGACACGGCATGTGCAAATGGTCTGGCTGTGAGGCGGTCTTTGGAGACTTTCAGGCTTTTCTCAA ACATCTGAACAGTGAACATACACTGGATGACAAGAGTACAGCACAGTGTCGAGTGCAGATGCAGGTTGTTCAGCAGCTAGAACTGCAG TTGAAAAAAGACAGAGAGCGTCTGCAAgccatgatgtctcacctcaaatcctctgagcaaatgtcaaaacCAGCAACACCAACA GTGGATCTTATGCCCAACGTTGCCTTCTCCCAGGTGACATTTCCCAAGGTGCTTCCTCCCATGAGCTTGTCTCAAAGTGCCACTGCTCCTTCCACACCCCTGACACCTCCCCCGACCTCCTCTATCATCACTCCCAACACCCTGCTCACTGTGAGCCCTGGGAGGAGACGGTACTCAGACAAGTACAGCAAGAACATGAATCAAG ATATTGTTCAGAATAAAGAGTTCTACATCAGTACGGAAGTTAGACCACCATTTACATATGCAGCTCTAATAAGACAG GCAATATTTGAATCACCCTATAAGCAGCTGACACTAAATGAAATCTACAATTGGTTCACACAAACGTTTGCATATTTCAGACGCAATGCAGCAACATGGAAG AATGCAGTGAGACACAACCTCAGCCTCCACAAGTGTTTTGTGCGAGTGGAGAATGTAAAAGGAGCTGTGTGGACAGTTGATGAGATGGAGTTTCAGAGGAGAAGGCCCCAGAAGCCTGCCGGTGAAGG ATCTTTCAGAAGAGAGAACACTGGCCATGGTCACAGCTCAGCTTCCCTTACACCTAAG GCTGAATGGCTAGATAGTAGTATACCTCCATTCAACCCAGCTTCCATAGGCGCTCCCTCTCTGAGCTCTCTGCCCTATATGTTCCAGCAGGAGGAGATGAATGCAACTCTCTGGTATGGGAATGGATCCTACAGTGACAGCAGTGAAGAGCAGTACCCTATGCACCCCCT CGTAAAAGAAGAGCTAATGGACGAGGAGGCATATGAGAATGTGCCCCATGACTGTTCTGAGACTGAGAGCTCTGATGAGCACAGCTCAGATGTGGACCAAGACGAAGATGGCGGTAGCCCAGAAAGACCCAACCTGCAGCTGGCTCATGTGCCTTCGCAATGA
- the LOC129860818 gene encoding forkhead box protein P1-B-like isoform X2 has product MHESGSEQTTCTSPANQTENGDSAERDDWLSTQTPTPEGSGADSQQQNQVPVSVSMMTPPVETLQQTLQQVLNPQQIQALLQQQKALMLHQQHIQDLCKKQQDQFNAQLLQQKHAEKSEQELTAQHMVIQQQFLQVQQQHLLSLQRQGLLSVLPSMSPSTAQGLVKGCEYSTSLPSGGEYPATFQKNLLHSQQSTTNGNHKSQPLKKKDSGPVDDHTQNTHPLYGHGMCKWSGCEAVFGDFQAFLKHLNSEHTLDDKSTAQCRVQMQVVQQLELQLKKDRERLQAMMSHLKSSEQMSKPATPTVDLMPNVAFSQVTFPKVLPPMSLSQSATAPSTPLTPPPTSSIITPNTLLTVSPGRRRYSDKYSKNMNQDIVQNKEFYISTEVRPPFTYAALIRQAIFESPYKQLTLNEIYNWFTQTFAYFRRNAATWKNAVRHNLSLHKCFVRVENVKGAVWTVDEMEFQRRRPQKPAGEGSFRRENTGHGHSSASLTPKAEWLDSSIPPFNPASIGAPSLSSLPYMFQQEEMNATLWYGNGSYSDSSEEQYPMHPLVKEELMDEEAYENVPHDCSETESSDEHSSDVDQDEDGGSPERPNLQLAHVPSQ; this is encoded by the exons ATGCATGAGTCTGGGTCAGAGCAGACAACCTGCACCAGTCCAGCCAATCAGACAGAGAATGGGGACAGTGCTGAAAGGGATGATTGGCTGAGCACTCAGACTCCAACTCCAGAGGGTTCCGGGGCTGACAGCCAGCAGCAAAACCAG GTTCCAGTCTCAGTGTCTATGATGACACCTCCGGTGGAGACTCTTCAGCAGACACTGCAGCAGGTCCTCAATCCACAGCAGATCCAGGCCCTGCTCCAGCAGCAGAAAGCACTCATGTTACACCAG CAACACATACAGGACCTATGCAAGAAACAGCAGGACCAGTTCAACGCCCAGCTCCTACAGCAGAAGCATGCTGAGAAGTCAGAGCAAGAG CTAACAGCCCAGCACATGGTCATCCAGCAGCAGTTCTTGCAAGTCCAACAGCAGCACCTCCTCAGCCTCCAGAGACAGGGTCTCCTGTCTGTCCTGCCCTCCATGAGCCCCTCTACAGCTCAGG GTTTAGTGAAAGGGTGTGAGTATAGTActagcctgccctctggtggtgagTATCCAGCCACTTTTCAGAAGAACCTGCTCCACAGCCAGCAGTCCACCACTAATGGGAATCATAAATCACAGCCCCTAAAGAAGAAAGACAG TGGTCCTGTGGATGATCACACACAAAACACTCACCCTCTCTATGGACACGGCATGTGCAAATGGTCTGGCTGTGAGGCGGTCTTTGGAGACTTTCAGGCTTTTCTCAA ACATCTGAACAGTGAACATACACTGGATGACAAGAGTACAGCACAGTGTCGAGTGCAGATGCAGGTTGTTCAGCAGCTAGAACTGCAG TTGAAAAAAGACAGAGAGCGTCTGCAAgccatgatgtctcacctcaaatcctctgagcaaatgtcaaaacCAGCAACACCAACA GTGGATCTTATGCCCAACGTTGCCTTCTCCCAGGTGACATTTCCCAAGGTGCTTCCTCCCATGAGCTTGTCTCAAAGTGCCACTGCTCCTTCCACACCCCTGACACCTCCCCCGACCTCCTCTATCATCACTCCCAACACCCTGCTCACTGTGAGCCCTGGGAGGAGACGGTACTCAGACAAGTACAGCAAGAACATGAATCAAG ATATTGTTCAGAATAAAGAGTTCTACATCAGTACGGAAGTTAGACCACCATTTACATATGCAGCTCTAATAAGACAG GCAATATTTGAATCACCCTATAAGCAGCTGACACTAAATGAAATCTACAATTGGTTCACACAAACGTTTGCATATTTCAGACGCAATGCAGCAACATGGAAG AATGCAGTGAGACACAACCTCAGCCTCCACAAGTGTTTTGTGCGAGTGGAGAATGTAAAAGGAGCTGTGTGGACAGTTGATGAGATGGAGTTTCAGAGGAGAAGGCCCCAGAAGCCTGCCGGTGAAGG ATCTTTCAGAAGAGAGAACACTGGCCATGGTCACAGCTCAGCTTCCCTTACACCTAAG GCTGAATGGCTAGATAGTAGTATACCTCCATTCAACCCAGCTTCCATAGGCGCTCCCTCTCTGAGCTCTCTGCCCTATATGTTCCAGCAGGAGGAGATGAATGCAACTCTCTGGTATGGGAATGGATCCTACAGTGACAGCAGTGAAGAGCAGTACCCTATGCACCCCCT CGTAAAAGAAGAGCTAATGGACGAGGAGGCATATGAGAATGTGCCCCATGACTGTTCTGAGACTGAGAGCTCTGATGAGCACAGCTCAGATGTGGACCAAGACGAAGATGGCGGTAGCCCAGAAAGACCCAACCTGCAGCTGGCTCATGTGCCTTCGCAATGA